From the genome of Procambarus clarkii isolate CNS0578487 chromosome 83, FALCON_Pclarkii_2.0, whole genome shotgun sequence, one region includes:
- the LOC138358405 gene encoding glutamine-rich protein 2-like produces MPGDSERLYSMPGDSERLYIMPGDSERLYSMPGDSERLYSMAGDSERLYSMPGDSERLYTMPGDSERLYSMPGDSERLYSMPGDSERLYSMPGDSERLYSMAGDSERLYSMAGDSERLYSMAGDSERLYTMPGDSERLYSMAGDSERLYSMAGDSERLYSMPGDSERLYSMPGDSERLYTMPGDSERLYSMAGDSERLYSMAGDSERLYSMAGDSERLYSMAGDSERLYSMAGDSERLYSMPGDSERLYTMPGDSERLYSMAGDSERLYSMAGDSERLYTMPGDSERLYSMAGDSERLYTMPGDSERLYTMPGDSERLYSMAGDSERLYSMPGDSERLYSMPGDSERLYSMPGDSERLYTMPGDSERLYSMAGDSERLYSMAGDSERLYTMPGDSERLYTMPGDSERLYTMPGDSERLYTMPGDSERLYTMPGDSERLYSMPGDSERLYSMPGDSERLYSMSGDSERLYTMPGDSERLYSMAGDSERLYSMAGDSERLYTMPGDSERLYSMAGDSERLYSMAGDSERLYTMPGDSERLYSMPGDSERLYSMPGDSERLYSMPGDSERLYSMHGG; encoded by the coding sequence ATGCCTGGGGATAGTGAACGGTTATACAGCATGCCTGGGGATAGTGAACGGTTATACATCATGCCTGGGGATAGTGAACGGTTATACAGCATGCCTGGGGATAGTGAACGGTTATACAGCATGGCTGGGGATAGTGAACGGTTATACAGTATGCCTGGGGATAGTGAACGGTTATACACTATGCCTGGGGATAGTGAACGGTTATACAGCATGCCTGGGGATAGTGAACGGTTATACAGCATGCCTGGGGATAGTGAACGGTTATACAGCATGCCTGGGGATAGTGAACGGTTATACAGCATGGCTGGGGATAGTGAACGGTTATACAGCATGGCTGGGGATAGTGAACGGTTATACAGCATGGCTGGGGATAGTGAACGGTTATACACTATGCCTGGGGATAGTGAACGGTTATACAGCATGGCTGGGGATAGTGAACGGTTATACAGCATGGCTGGGGATAGTGAACGGTTATACAGTATGCCTGGGGATAGTGAACGGTTATACAGTATGCCTGGGGATAGTGAACGGTTATACACTATGCCTGGGGATAGTGAACGGTTATACAGCATGGCTGGGGATAGTGAACGGTTATACAGCATGGCTGGGGATAGTGAACGGTTATACAGCATGGCTGGGGATAGTGAACGGTTATACAGCATGGCTGGGGATAGTGAACGGTTATACAGCATGGCTGGGGATAGTGAACGGTTATACAGCATGCCTGGGGATAGTGAACGGTTATACACTATGCCTGGGGATAGTGAACGGTTATACAGCATGGCTGGGGATAGTGAACGGTTATACAGCATGGCTGGGGATAGTGAACGGTTATACACTATGCCTGGGGATAGTGAACGGTTATACAGCATGGCTGGGGATAGTGAACGGTTATACACTATGCCTGGGGATAGTGAACGGTTATACACTATGCCTGGGGATAGTGAACGGTTATACAGCATGGCTGGGGATAGTGAACGGTTATACAGCATGCCTGGGGATAGTGAACGGTTATACAGCATGCCTGGGGATAGTGAACGGTTATACAGCATGCCTGGGGATAGTGAACGGTTATACACTATGCCTGGGGATAGTGAACGGTTATACAGCATGGCTGGGGATAGTGAACGGTTATACAGCATGGCTGGGGATAGTGAACGGTTATACACTATGCCTGGGGATAGTGAACGGTTATACACTATGCCTGGGGATAGTGAACGGTTATACACTATGCCTGGGGATAGTGAACGGTTATACACTATGCCTGGGGATAGTGAACGGTTATACACTATGCCTGGGGATAGTGAACGGTTATACAGTATGCCTGGGGATAGTGAACGGTTATACAGCATGCCTGGGGATAGTGAACGGTTATACAGCATGTCTGGGGATAGTGAACGGTTATACACTATGCCTGGGGATAGTGAACGGTTATACAGCATGGCTGGGGATAGTGAACGGTTATACAGCATGGCTGGGGATAGTGAACGGTTATACACTATGCCTGGGGATAGTGAACGGTTATACAGCATGGCTGGGGATAGTGAACGGTTATACAGCATGGCTGGGGATAGTGAACGGTTATACACTATGCCTGGGGATAGTGAACGGTTATACAGCATGCCTGGGGATAGTGAACGGTTATACAGTATGCCTGGGGATAGTGAACGGTTATACAGTATGCCTGGGGATAGTGAACGGTTATACAGTATGCATGGGGGATAA